ATGTTGACTCATGGCACCGACACTCAGCAACCAGGAAGAACTACAGGGACACAGGGATGGCTGCAGAAGGTGGCTTTGGAAGCCCTAACAAGGCAAAGGCCACTCGAGGTAGAATACAGAGaagtggtgggggtttttgatCATACAATGCGCAAAATTTGCATCTAGCGAGATGCAATGTGGCAAATTAAATCATCTCCCCACGGATTGTACCAGAAGTTAGGTGCAGCTTATACActaattttcttgtttgctttgtgcACAGTCAGCCATTTAAATGGGCAGGCTGAGTTGCACTAGCTCATTTTGCCTGCAGATGAATAGCATTCAGCAGAACAACTCAGGACAGGCACCTCTGCTAACAGCTATTTGCACACTGCTACCCATTTTAGTGTAGCTACACCCTCCCTCAGCAGTATGTTCTTTCTTATCTTCTTTCTGTAGCTACGCTAACAAGAGCTTACACAGAACACGTTAGCTTGCCAACACTGGGAAACATCTCATccaaaaataaactggaaatatGTAAGAACTGGAAATACACAAGAAAAAGTCACTAGCCTTCCACAGTGACAAGGCACAACTgctgttcacttttttttaaactgtaaaagcCTTCAAGGATATTTGACAGACATTAATCAGCCACctgtattaaaaattacattctttgAAATGTTAGCAAATAAGAAATCCAAGGAGATATGGAGGGTAGAGCCAGATGCTTTTCTAGCATAACCTTAGAGGGTTTAACACTAAAACTATTCTTAGATGAAATGTGGTGCACAACCACCCAAGGGCATGCACTTTGCTTCAAATCTCACAGGGTAACTACCATTAGTTGTTTTGCATGCAGACAAGCTGGGTCACTGGGTTACTGTCCCAGGAAGAGTTTACTTGGTGGAAACCAAGCCCAGGCCCACATCCACTCCAGACAGCAGAGTCCTGGCCCAGCAGTAGTAGTTTTCAGCTGGAAACAGCCACTCAGCAGTGGCTTAGGATGTCTCATAACACCCAAGGTGTTCTCAAGCTTTTAATTGCTTCTCCAAGGATAGTGTAGACAAGCCACCTTGCAACCCAAGCTATCCAAATGGGTCATTCCTAGGATGAAATGCAGGAACAGAGAAGCATtggtgctgcaggaaaaaaaaaaaaaaaaaaaaaaggcaacctGGGATGGAGGCCATAACCAGTACTTAACAGTTACCCTGTGACCTTGCATCCACCAAGAGCAGACACCTCAATTTAACATCCTGTTCATTGGCGTGGCAGGTTATGGGTTCATTAGTCACAATTCTGAGCTTCTGCTGACCCTCATCTATCCTTCACACCTCAAAGCCCGAGCTCCAGAGCATGTGACTCAGCCTGTGCTTGTTTCCCCACCAGCTCACTGCTTCCTGAACTGCAGGACATGAGCCAGGGCACCGTCAGTGACTACCAGCCTTAGCATGCTTAGGCTACCCTCAAACCTGTTTTTCTCAGTGTTAACTCCTGTTGCCTCCTTAAGATCCGGAACAAAAGAACATTCCAGCAAtcgtttcttttttttaaaaaaaaaagaagagaacatAACTTTATTAGAAGTCTCATCATTCATAGGAGTTTTTGGCAGCGCACAGTGACTCTGGCAAGAGTTCATAGCTCATGAGGCCAGGCCCCCAGAGCCATGCTGGCAACTTATTGGGAGCACAAGGCTCCTGTTTTTCTAGACATCTTAGCCTGCTAACTTGTCTGGATTCACAGCTGCATTGCATTCAAAGGGCATGTCAGAAGTTAGGTTATTTACTGTTACTTAATTTCTCCAAGCACCTTATCCCAACCCCCAGCCAAGGCAGCTATCTGCCCTGAACAGTGCTAAAGTTAGTGCGATAAgaggcagggaggagctggTAAAGCTGcatctgcacagcagctgcattcCTGCGGCTCCCCTCCTTCACCTCAGCAGCAGGGGTGACACCTCACTCGAGCCAGAGCCGCACAAGCTGTTTCAGGGGCTCTTTAGCACCATGAAGCAGCTCCTCTAAACAAGGTCTTtggaggcaggaaggaagggCAACCAGCCTTGCTAAACCTGAGGGCAACACAAGGCCATTTGTTTCTCAGCTGTAAGCAAGGTTTGTACAGGAGAGTAAATCTGAACTGCAGCCTTGAACAGAGGGAAATTCACATTAAAACCCCAGGGGAAATGTCAGAACACAGTTCTGAGAGGTAATGAAAACAAGAGAACTGGTCCATACTCCAAGACCTGCTGGTATGGAGCAATGCTACACTTGAGACTGCCTAAACATTACTGTCACCCCTGAAAATATAGTCACCCACTAGATTCATTAATCATGCATTCAGCTTAAGTGGCTTGTAAATGAGCCAGCCCCAGAACAGAAACGGGGTTCTTCTCTATCATCTCCCACCCACAAAAATGCCTGATTTTGTTGGTgtgtcttcttttttccccaagcaatCCAAGGCTAGGTGAACACCTGCTTATGAGTTTATTGGCACAAGTCTAATTCTTGACTCTTGCTTACAAGGGCCTGAGTCAGTCCAGTGAAGTCACACTGCTCTAAGATCAGTATCTGCTTGAAtgcaagtattaaaaaaaaatatatatatcattaaaaacaatgaGGTAAAACGTTGCCTCACCTCAAGTACCATCACTTCACACTCAAAGGACAAATCTGCTCTACCCCTGGAAGCGCTTGAATCTTGTTAAGAAGCTTTCATCCAAGTACTCAGTCAAGCGTGTTGTCCAACTCCAGGATTAAGGGAGAGTGAGGCTCAGTAAATCTTTGCTAGGTCACACCCCTACCTGATGGGTAGATGGTATTTTTCAGGGTTGATTTTCTGGCTCTATGCTGTAAAATAATTCTGCCTCCAATATGGATTATAGAACATACAGTCTGTGCAGTTATCGGTTGCATACTGAATGCAAGCCTGGCTTTGCCACCTCCCTGAGCCTCTACCATCGCTGCAGAAGGCAGGGAATCAGAGTTAGTAGACATGCCAGGTTCCTCAGATTTCCACTAGAACCCCTCTTCTGTCAGTTTTCTCCTGTTCCCAGCGCTGATTCATCTCCCCCAGGGGTAGCAGACCGCTGCCAGTGCCAGAAAGTCAATTCCACATTGCTTTTAGGAGTTCTTTCCACAGGAAAAAGCTTCAGTAGCCAGGACTGCAGCCCAAGGGACTGTCATCCACAACCCGTTAACGAGCTGCCAAGTGCCCATTACATCTCACACAGGTGCATTCACACTCCTCAGGCTTGTCcaggaacaattttttttttcaacatttttctcctgaCAAAGCGGCAGATTTCAAGCGTGAACCCCAAAGATACAAAGTACATGGCCAGGCCTCCAGCCTTGAGGAGCCAGTTGGGATCAGGGGATGTCACCATCACGTACATGATCAAAGCTCCTCCTCCGATCCGCAGCACCAGGAAGAGGAACACAAAGAGGAAATCCACCACCTCTCCCAGGAAAGTGTGGTAACAGCCCATTTCCCGCAGAAACCAGCGGGTCTGGAGCAGTGGGTTGGTGATCTCACTAACAAATACAACAGCGTTGACTTCTGTAGCAGACTTCCCGAGCCCCAGCACCATGATCATGCCACAGATGCTCAGCATGTGATGGAACAGCATGAGGTACCCCTCTGTCTGGAAATATAGGCACCAGCCCAGGTCAAAGATAAAGTAACCCAAGGTCAGGGACAGCACGTGGATCTGGAGAGATGTATTTGGCGAACCTGAAACAAAAGATACATGTTAGTCTGGGGTCTTAAATGAGACATTCTTCTACAATATGGAGCAATACAGGCTGTGAGTATATCTCTTTCCTCCTTAGTTTCCAGCTTTATCCTCTGGACAAGTGCCAGGCTGGAAGCTTAGATGTCTGGTCCTGCTCTCCCTTCACACTTCAGCCTGCCCAGCAGGCCCAGGGAGGCAATCTCATCCTGCcatgcttctgtttctcttccgCTCTCCACCCTTCTAGAAAGCCTGACCCCCATCTGCAGAACTGAGACGTGATGAtagaaaacagcaaacaaaaccccacagccaGGTGCAACACCTTATTACACCCTTAAAGATGTGAGCAGCACTTGATCTATTCCCAACACATTGCTACACCTATGCTGCAATAAAATTATGCTGCCAACCTGAAAACTTCCAATATGTacatgaactaaaaaaaaaataaaattaacattaagAAGTGGTAAGGGCTGGGAAAGAAGCATAGGAGTTAAACCCCTGCCCCAGACACACCCCAAGAACATACACATAAGGGAACAGACAGCAAAAGCCAtcagccccccccagctccaCCTGTAACAGAACCAGGAGCCTGCAGCGATGACAAGGACATGTGTCAGGGTGAGACTCCAAACATACCGGCGTGGGTCAGAGGCCAGGGGCCGTC
This DNA window, taken from Falco cherrug isolate bFalChe1 chromosome 17, bFalChe1.pri, whole genome shotgun sequence, encodes the following:
- the LOC102057864 gene encoding TLC domain-containing protein 5, coding for MVSVVLEVGASLAAWLLLYCCCRRWGKRRSCEWSCRLVTLLHGVIVTCLSGYVALLDGPWPLTHAGSPNTSLQIHVLSLTLGYFIFDLGWCLYFQTEGYLMLFHHMLSICGMIMVLGLGKSATEVNAVVFVSEITNPLLQTRWFLREMGCYHTFLGEVVDFLFVFLFLVLRIGGGALIMYVMVTSPDPNWLLKAGGLAMYFVSLGFTLEICRFVRRKMLKKKIVPGQA